TGATTGGGATAAATTTTTCATATATTGTTGGAGAAATCCTTCCAGTTTTACTACTATGCACAGACCTAGTATAGCATCAGTATCTTTTGATGAAATTTGGCTAAAGGGAACAACTATGGATGAGGTAGCTGAATATCATAGAGACACTCTAATATCTTCAGTAAATGCAGCAAACAAAATGTACAATGATAGAATTATAGAAGAAGAAAAACTAAGGATAGAGAAAGAAAAGAAGAAGATGGAATTTCGTAAAATGGTAAATGAAAAGTCAAAAGGTATTTCATTTTAGTAATTATTAAAATGATAAAACTAAGATTTTACAAATGAGGTTTCATGGAGGAACGAGATAATGGATGATTTAGATATTCTAATTGAACAATTTAATGAATTAGGTGAAAAAAGTAACGATTATTTTTTTATAGCTAATAGAAATGGGAATTCAGTTCAATTTAGAGATTCATTATCTTTACTAATGACGATTTCGTATACAGGTTTAGAAATGTATGATCAAATTGCTTTTATTGATAGGGAAGAGTTCGAGCTAATGAATAAAATGATCATTGCAGCCAAACGAATAAATGATTAAGTCGAATTTGGGAAGGAGTAGACTTAGTTATGAATTTAACCATTGCAGAAAAAAAACATATATTTATTGTATTGACAATGAAATAAATGACCTGGGTATGGATATGGTAAGCACATTTATAGACTTGATTGATATTCTATATCCAGATGAGGACTATAAAAAAATCCGTTTCCCTCAACTATGTACAAGAATAATGGATTCCTTATGTAATACAAAAAACGGTAAAAGTTTATTTAGAAGGACTCATGGTTTCCCTCTTACTACCTATGCTAATGGACACGCATCTAATCATCTCTACAGGAATGTTAGTGTTATTAGAGGAGTTTATATATCAACACATAAACCTATTATTACTTAGGAGAGATTCAGAAAAATTGAAGGAGGTGAAGTTATGAAAAAAGAAGAAAAGATTGAAATTATTAATGGTATTTTAGCATCTAAAGGCTTGTCTTCAGAAGCAAAACTAGAAGCAATAGAGATCATTACTAATAATAGTCGCTTTGGGGATTATCTTTCAGGTATACAGAATCACTTCAAAATTAATAACAGTGATGCTGTTTATTTGAAAGATGGTAGTGTAACCACTGGACTTATGAATAATTCTAAATAAACATATTGACAGAAAAAGTAGAAGCATGTATACTAATATACATGAGGTAGCATGAAGGAACATAGAGATGACAAAAACAAAGAAAACACACATAAATTATGGGTGATTCAGGAAAGATTGACAAGGCCACTTTATGATATGAATTCGAGAAGTTATCGTAATAACTTTAATTAGTAATAGTCTTCTTTAAAAATTGTTAAGAAGTAAACATAATGACGTACTTCAGTGAAAGAAGGGATAATTTGACTCAAGGTATTTATGCAATTGTCAACCTATTAAATAATAAGTATTATATAGGACAATCAAAAGATATTAAAAGCAGATGGAGTGAACATATCAGAACATTGAATAAGCCTTCTGACCCAAGACATCATTTGAACTTATATCAAGATATGATAAATGTTGGAGTATCCAATTTTGATTTTATAATATTAGAAGAATGTGATACAAATAAACTTAATGAAAGAGAAAATTACTATATGTTAAAATATAATAGTTTTATTCCAAATGGATATAATAAATTTGTTTCGCATAAAGATAAATATTCTAATGTACAATCTCGGATAAGGATAGAAAATAAGTATAAACTTGATAAACATAAATTACTATTACTTCTAGAAAACTATAATTTTGAAGAATTAGGTAGAAAATATAACGTAACAGGAAACACTGTAAAGCAATGGTGTAGAACTCTTGGTATATCTTCTTTTGCACAAGATTATCAAACAGAATTAAAAAAAGATAAATTCAAAAATAAGATGAGATTAATTGGTGGTAAGTATTCTAGAAAACGTAAGGTTTATATGTTAGATAAGAAAAACGAAGATGTGCTAATGGAATTTGAATCAATTGCAGAAGCAGCTAGATATATGAATGTTGATCCCAGCAATATAGAAAGAGCCTTTCCAGATAGTAATAATAAAAATAGACGAAAGACCTCGTTTGGGTATAAATGGAGGGGCGAATCACGTAAAACAAGCTAATATAGAATTAATGATAGTGCCTGATTAGTTCAATTGGTAGAACAATGGTCTCTAAGAAAGACTGTAACGCGGGTTCGATTCCTGTACAATCTGTTTATTAAAATAAACATAATGACATAAAAATTAAACTTAGAGGTGGAATTTATAGTGAACTTAACAAAAGTAGATAGAAAGGTTTTAAATTTTGTAAAGAATAAATTAATCGAATCGGGGTTCAATTTAGATAAATGGGATTTAAAGGAAATCCCATTAGAAGACGGAGTTTATACATTTCAAAATTTCGATGATACAGTTGAATTTAGTGTTTTTGTTACAGAGGGAAAAATTAGTTTAGGCTACAGTGATCTGGATGATAAAGGGTATTTGATTGATAAAGAAGCAGATACAATTCAAGAAGCTATTGAAAATACAAAAATGGAAAAGCATGGATGGCATAGTGGTCATGATGATTGTCCAACAATCTTTAATATTTTATAACGGGTGGTGATTAAGATACGCTTTATATATGGAATTTTTACAGGATACTTTACGATATTACTAACATTGTTGTTATCCACCTACTTTAAAGGGAATACTTTTACCATAGGTAGATTCAACTTTAATGATCATCCTTGGATAAGTGGATTAGCAGCTACTATCATATTTATCGTTATAGTTTATTTATTCATCGAGGCGGTGATAAAAAAATGACAAGAGCATCATATCTAGCAAAAGATAAAATGAAAGTAGTTTCTGTGAATTCTCATGGAAAGACTGCTGAAATTACAGTTCAAGATTCATCTGGCGAACATGTTTATACTGTTCCGAGAGTAGTTCCAAAACTTAAGAAGAAATAAGGTGATATGGTATGAACAAAGTGATGAATTTCTTAAGTAGTGGCCTTGGTATTACAACAACAATAATAATAGTAGTAGTTGTTGTGTCCATTATAGCTTACCTCATTGTTGATGACAGTAGTAAACAAAATGAGATTGATGGCGATACCTTAAATATTTTAAATACCGCTAATCTCATTAACATCTCAAACATGAACTCTATAATTACACAAACGAACATTTTATGAGAATAAATGTGCAAGTGTGGCGGAATAGGTAGACGCTAGTAAGCTCCAAGCCTGTCTTTAGAGAGATAGACCATTAAAGAGCAAGTAAATGTGTAAGAAGGGTTAATGGTTATGTATGGTGCGAATCCATACCACTTGCATAATTGGGAGACGAAGTGAGAGTATTTGTCGCTGTATCGTCTAAAGAAAACAAAGAATACTAAATCTTTAAGGTCGCTTGGTTTTGTTAAATTTCCGTACCTTTTTCTGGCGATTGGCAGTGAATATATCAGAAAGAGCATATTACTAGTGTATGTTGGGAGGAGCGTTACCTTCTATTCACATTGCTGTTTGGTACTTCGCATTAAAAAAGTACCTTATATAAACTTTGAGGACACAAGTGAGCTGAAAGTCACTCAATATTACAAAGTCCAGTGGCGTAGACGGAAATAATCCGTATGGCAGCAATTGGCTGTAGGTAAATCGAGACTACCGCATATAAAATATATCTCGCAAAGCCGTACTGATGTAGTAATCGCGTATCCGATAACTGTATGAGTTATCCGTTAGACCATGGACACGGTAATATAGGAAACATTTCTGCAAAACCATGCAGAGTAACTTAGGTTCGAATCCCAAGGGGCGGCATAAACATGAGGAAGAAGGGAATATAGTTATGGATGATGTTGTGGAATATGAATTTAATAATTTTTTAAAAGATATGCCGTCACATAAGCATCTGATCTACTTGATTGCCGATGATTATAATGATGAATATCCTGGCAACCAAATAAACATAATGCAAGTAAAATTAGATTCCCGTATAAGAGATTATCTCAAACAATTTTATTCTGGTAAATACTGCATTTATTCGGATTGGTGTGTTCATGTTGTTCCAAAAAATATTTCATTAGAAGTACTTGGTGAAAAGAAGAGTAAATTTTATGTTGTTTAATAAATTCAATTTGGTTGTATTAACGAAAAAGGATAGTCAATAGTAGTTGATATGTAATTTAATGAAAACAAGTGACCCTGATCCTATTTATAGGAGAAACCCAATTTAGTAATAATTGTAAGCTTAAAGTCATTATTCCTTTTATTTCAAGTGTTAGCAGATTACCCTGTATTAACAATAAAAATAACTATCGGAGTGAGATGGTAATATCAAAATTCAATGATGATAGTGTTTGTCGCAGAATTATTCTTGTTTGTCTGCTGACATAGTTGTGTAGCTCAATTGGATAGAGCAACTGACTTCTAATCAGTAGGTTATCGGTTCAAATCCGATCATGACTGTTATCAAAAATAAAATTCATGGAGTATTTTTTGGTAATTAATGTAAGTTTGTACTAACATTTGTGAGTTCCAACAACTCATGTACCTGGTTAGTTTAATGGCAAAACATTGGTCTAATAATCCAAAACAGCAGTTCGATTCTGTTACCAGGTATTCATTAATGACATATAGTGTCGTTGATGGGAAAAATATATTAGGGGGAATAGTTTTTGAAAAAAGCAATGTTTGGTTTGGTTTCGGGTCTTATTATCTTGGTAGCATTAATTATCGGTTTAATCAGGTTTACTGAAAGAATTGATAATGGGAATGTGGGTATTCGTTATTCTATGAATGGAGGAGTGAAAGATAAAGCTCTTGGACAAGGTGTTCATTTTGTAGGACTCGATTATGTTACACAATATCCAATCAGAACACAAACAGTTCATCAAGAAGTAGGTTTAGCAACTAAAGATGGGAAGAAAACTGTTGTAAAGATTTCATACGCTTATCATGTAGATGCTACTAAGGCAGTCAATGTTTATAAGAAATTTGGATCAGCAGATATCCTAAGTATTGAAAAAGGTTGGTTATCTCAAAAGTTACAAAAAGCTGGCCGAGATACAATGTCTGAATACACATTATTAGATGTAATGGGTTCTTCTTCTGCTAAAGTTCAAGGTGGTATTCTAACCACATTCCAAAAATCAGTTGAAAAACAAGGTTTTATCATTGAAGATTTGTCATTCGGTGTGCCTAGTGTGGACGCACAGACACAAAAGTCAATCGATGATTTAATCAAAGCTGGACAAGATAATAAGAGAGCTGAACTTGAAGCAAAATCTAAGCAAATTAAAGCCGAGGCCGCAGCTAAAGCTAAGTTAACAAGAGCAGATGCTACAGCTCAGGCAAATGAAAAAATCAACAATTCTGTCACTGATAAGACTATTCAATACATGGAAGCACAAGCTAGATTGAAACATGGCTGGGTTACTACTCAGGGTAATGGTTCTGTTATTACTGATCAAACAAAGTAGGTGTAAATTATGGCTTTCTTTGTAACTAAAATACTTTTGTTATTGATTATTATTATTCTTTTGGCAATCGCTTATATCTTAATTAAACAATATTTGAAAAAAGGTAAAGATGATACGCAAGTTAATGTTACTGATCGTAATGGAAATATTACACAAATTAATGTGAATGGTAAGAAGGTAAAGATTGAATCTAAGAAAGATTAGGATGAAAATGGGCGAGCCATTGAAGGGAAATGCAACTTTTCCCTCATTCTTATTCCATACTAAGATTATGGAAAATAAAAATACGAATTTTGTCTCGTGTTTTTACTATACTTCAATCAACAAATACAACAATAAGGGGTGATAATATATGCAAATTCTCACACAATGACACCAGCAAGACAAAGGCTGGGCATTGTGTTTTATTTTTGAAAAAATTAATAAAGGGGAGCTGAAATGAGCGTGATTGTATTAAGTGGAACTATTGGTGCAGGAAAATCAAGTCTAACTGAAATGTTAGCTAATAAATTGGGGACAAAAGCATTATATGAGAGTGTTGAGGATAATGATGTACTACCTCTATTCTACTCAGATCCAGAAAAGTACGCTTTCTTGCTGCAAATATATTTTTTGAATAAGCGTTTCGCCTCAATTAAGGAAGCATTAGCAGATGATAATAACATTCTAGATCGTTCAATTTATGAAGATAGTTTGCTATTTCATTTAAATGCTGACTTAGGAAGAGCTAATCAAAAAGAAGTTGAGGTCTATGATGATTTATTAAGTAATATGTTGGAACGTATAAGCAAATCAGATATCAAGACTGCACCCGACTTGCTGATTCATATTAAAGTATCATTCGATAAGATGCTTGAGCGGATTAATAAACGTGGTCGTGAATTTGAGCAACTAGATACTGATCCAAGCTTATTTAACTACTACCAAGAATTAAACAAGCGATATGATAAATGGTATGAAGATTTCGATATTTGTCCTAAAATTCAAATTGATGGCGATAAATATGATTTTGTTGAAAACCCTGAAGATGCAAAAAAGGTATTGGAGTTAATAGAACAAAAATTAAATACTATTAGATAAGGCAAAAAATATGATAGAAATGTCATATTTTTTGTTGTTTTTTCACACCAAAGATAATATAATTAATAATATAAAAATTGTATTATGTTTATTAATTGGGGGAGCTATTATGTCAGAATTAAGTCTAGAAGAAAAGTTAGCATTTTTACAAAGGAGAGTCGAGTTATACCAAAAAATGTCAAATGGCAGATATCACTTGTATGTTAATGATGATGATGCTGAGGATAGCGGTGTATTCATGGATCAAGCAAAAAGTGGACTAACTGCAAATCAATGGTCTTTTATTCCTTGCACATCATTATTGTTTAGGGTAGATGAAAGATATGAGGATATTGTCAAAGGTGGCGGTAGTTTCAAAAAAGCCCTTGTGGGTGGACTACTCTTCGGTACAACTGGAGCAATCGTTGGTGGTGCGGGGCGTGGTACGCAAAGCAGTAACCTAACTACTTTAAATATAAATTGCTATATAAATGGTCAAGTCCGTCTTGTTCCTGAAATGTCTATAAAACTTGTAAACCATCCTATTGACACAAGAACACTTGAATATCAAAGAATCAAAGATTGGTTATCTCAGTTTACTACCATTGCTCAGTCTCATGGTGCTGTATATGGCGGTGAGGAACGCAAGAACATATAATTTATCATGTAAATTATAAACCTATGCTTAGAATACGTTTCTCAGCATAGGTAATTACAAAGGAATCTATTTTAGGTTATCAATAGGTTCTTTTTATTTTTCTAGTTTACATAAGATATATTATCGAAAGTAGTAAAATACTAATTTCTTATGCGATTTATAAACATAAATAAAAGGTTGTGATGTATATGTATCATAAAGATGTATTGAGATTTTTGGAAATAGTAAAAAAAGAAGATGGAAAACATGAGGATTATATTAAGACAATAACGGCTATCAACAATAAAAGAAAAATAGTTTCAAGGATATGTATTACTTTATACTGTGTTATTCCGTTTGCAGCTATTGCATTGCGTAATGAACCTCTAATAATTAGAATGGTGGCCTGTATGATATTGATCATAGTTGGAATATGTACGGCTTTACTAGAAATTGATTGCGATAAACGTGAGCGGAAGATTGCTATTGATACTGTTGAAAAATATTCAGAACCCCTCTTACCTAAAATAAAGACGGAACTAAAATCCATGGGATATACAGATAATGTAAGCATTGATTTCTTGATTAATGACCTAACTGAAATGAACGATAAAATGAAACCAAGTATGAGGAACATTTTTGCTGTTGGATCTTTTTTTGGTTTTAGTTCAATATTTACACAATTTCTAACTCACCCCAAAATTCTACCGATTGGAATTTGGATTATTGGACTAATTAGTTCTCTTATAGTGCATAGCTTCAATAAGAAAAGGAACGAACCTTATATTTATGCTTACGCATTAAATATTCTTAAAAATATTAAATTAGATAATATTCGAAAAGAACAAATGACAGAGAAAAAAACGATTGAAACTAAAATAGTTAAGAACTATAATTTCAAATTGTTCTAAAATTAATTCCAATAAATATTTTTATTAACCCCTCACCAAATATTAGTATTGAAATTTTAATTTGATACCTCTTCAGATTAAGATAGTAAAATTATTTACAAATTTATACAAATAGGTTATTATTACATTGTGGAATACATGCGTGCGGGAACACGCTTTCCGCGCAAAACCGTTTAGACGGTGACCAAGTTAGAAAACTACAAAAACATAAAGAAAGCCGTTCGCAAACTCGCCAAAGTTGAAAGAACGGCTTTCTTTATTGGGTATGAAAGACATATTTAAAGGAGTGAAAAAATTGATGATGAGCGTTAATTTAAGTGAGTTTATAGAATATATTAAAGCTAATTTTCTAGGAAGATCACGTTGGTACAATGAGAAAAAATTAAAGTCGGAGCAAAAGACAGCTATATACAATGTGGTAATTTGTACGTGTTTATTATTATTATTCACTCCAATCATAACAAACAATAATATTGGTAAATCAATCGTTTATATCATTAGTTTTATATTTATTACACTATTTATCATGGAACAACGGAAATCAAAAAAATATTCTATAAATAACAATAATCAGAATTTACTTCGTTACATCGATAGATACAATCAAAAAGTTGTTATAGATAAACTACGGGACGAAGATTATAATGTTAAAGTTATAAAACCGCTCATCAATGAGATCGTAGCAATTTCTCACCCCAAAAATTCAAACGCAGGAAAAGTTCTCTCTTTAGCAAGTCCATTAGGTATTACTACTCTTATAGGTAAAATGATATATTCTTTTATTGATAAATTAGGAAAAGATTCAGTATTGAACACTATGTTATTTTTGTCTATCTTTTTATTTATTGTATCGATTGTTTTACTACTATATATTATAAGTGAGAATATAAATAATAAAATTCCCATGACTTATATCCTTATGATATTAAGGGGTATTAATATAAGTGCCTATTCTCTCAAGACAAATTATTATTTACGTAGAAGTGTTCTCGAAAAAATATCTGAAGAAAATAAGAAAAAACTTGAAGATCTCACCAAAGTTCTCGACACTTATATGTCAAGTGAGAAAGATATATCAAAAGAAAGAAAGAATATGTCAGAGGAAGAGAAAAAGCTCTTTAAAGAAATCAAAAATAAACTAGAAGCAGATAATAAAAAAGACCTTTAATCAGGTCTTTTTTATTTACGTTTATTGTTCTAATTTAATTTTTAATTCATTTAACCTTGATGGATTAATTAATTCAGTTAAAGCTGAAGACTTCATTTCGGCCATGTCGATGAGATAAAAGTCATTTCCAGACTTCATAACATCTAAAGACCAACGTCCTTTTAATGAGAGTTCATTAATAACATATTGAATATTCTTATTAATTCTACCGATATTAGCATTGAAATCCTGATTTAGTACCTCTTCAAACCATTTATAAGTTTCATACCACTTGTATATACTTTTATTTTGCTGCCCCTGTGATTGTAAAACCTTTTTCATTACAAGTGGATTCCAATATGGTACTGTTTGTATTAAGTCTTTAGTATCACAATCAATAAAACATCTGAATTCTGTACGTAAAGGCATACCATTATAGATAGTTGGTCTATGTTCTGGATCATCAATGTATTCTCGTATCACGATATCATTTGTTCGACCTGCTCCCACCAACATAGCATGATTGTTTACAACCTGAAAATACTCCCCAATCTGATTTTGTTCTGAAGGTACAATATGACAATTACGCCATTCAAATTTTCCTGAAAAGACTCCATTTTTGATAAAATAATGTTTATTCTTATCAAGATTAAGTTTTTCCAATAGTATTTCATTGAATTTTTTACGTGACTCATCATTTGTATTCTGATATTCAATTCTCATAAATTGTGATAATGGCAGTGGTAATGTGATACAGCTACTTGCAGGTATCTTAAAGAAGGTATGCCCATCTCTGATACATTTTCTGTTACTTTTTAATAATGCTGGAAACCAATAGGAGAATGTATTGGGATTCTCATTTAATCTATCATATAAATTTTCAGTTAAATCTGATACTGATTCAATTCTTTCTAATAATGCTTCTAATTTTGCTTTCTCCTTCGGATCAGACTGCTCGACAATATTCTTTTCTAAATTTGCTATGGTTTTGTCAACTGGCAAACCATCTGTGCGCATGTAGCTATCTGGTTTAAACATTACTCCTTGAAACTTTTTTATTGGCAAGAGAGCCTTTGATATAATTTTGGTCTGCAATTCTTTTAATGTGTCATAGTATGCTCCCATTTTTCTCCTATCTCAATACATGTCCAATTTATAAAATATGGATTTTATCAATTATTCTATCGTGCATCTTCCTTATAATCTTCTTGTTTCTTATTATTAATATCCAGTGGCCTACCATGGCCTAATCTACCGACCATACCTGATGCCAGTGCTGTGAATATATCATCACTGAAGGTATTAATTTCACCATGTTCATTATCTAACTCTTTTGCGTATCCAATTTTAATCTTATCTCCATAGCCATAATTAGTTACACCTAAAGAGCCGTATAGATTTGCGATACCGATACTAATAAGTTCGTCTACACCAAATTGCCCAAGATCATTGGCGATAATGGTTTGCATTGGTTCTGGCAATAGCTCTCTATTTGCTAAATCATCAATCATCAGCCCTGTGCCTACCAGATTTAATACTTCACGTTTCTTAAATAGACTATAAAAATCTTCTCCGAAATCTTCTGCTGTCTTTTCTGGAAAATACTCATGTTCCATTTCATATACAGCTTCCCCAATAGTCTTTGGAGTTATATTCTTATCTGCCAAACCTTTCATTACGTAATCATATAATTCTTGATCAGGATAATCTATATTCTTATTTGCTACCAATTCTCATTACTCCTCTTGCTTCTTATTTTCTTTTTCTGTTAAGTTTAATCTCATCTTATCCCAGTAAGGATCTAGTTTCCCTATTTTCAATAAGGCTAAAATAGTTGTCCCACTATCATACTTTTGTAAATTATACTCATCTGAGTTAAATACAAATTTTTTATTCTTATACTTGTATTTATACTTTAAGAACGCCCTAGCTTCTTTGTTTGTTTTTAATACTGTGGGA
The sequence above is drawn from the Liquorilactobacillus hordei DSM 19519 genome and encodes:
- a CDS encoding SPFH domain-containing protein, with the translated sequence MFGLVSGLIILVALIIGLIRFTERIDNGNVGIRYSMNGGVKDKALGQGVHFVGLDYVTQYPIRTQTVHQEVGLATKDGKKTVVKISYAYHVDATKAVNVYKKFGSADILSIEKGWLSQKLQKAGRDTMSEYTLLDVMGSSSAKVQGGILTTFQKSVEKQGFIIEDLSFGVPSVDAQTQKSIDDLIKAGQDNKRAELEAKSKQIKAEAAAKAKLTRADATAQANEKINNSVTDKTIQYMEAQARLKHGWVTTQGNGSVITDQTK
- a CDS encoding GIY-YIG nuclease family protein, whose product is MTQGIYAIVNLLNNKYYIGQSKDIKSRWSEHIRTLNKPSDPRHHLNLYQDMINVGVSNFDFIILEECDTNKLNERENYYMLKYNSFIPNGYNKFVSHKDKYSNVQSRIRIENKYKLDKHKLLLLLENYNFEELGRKYNVTGNTVKQWCRTLGISSFAQDYQTELKKDKFKNKMRLIGGKYSRKRKVYMLDKKNEDVLMEFESIAEAARYMNVDPSNIERAFPDSNNKNRRKTSFGYKWRGESRKTS
- a CDS encoding phosphatidylglycerophosphatase A, producing MVANKNIDYPDQELYDYVMKGLADKNITPKTIGEAVYEMEHEYFPEKTAEDFGEDFYSLFKKREVLNLVGTGLMIDDLANRELLPEPMQTIIANDLGQFGVDELISIGIANLYGSLGVTNYGYGDKIKIGYAKELDNEHGEINTFSDDIFTALASGMVGRLGHGRPLDINNKKQEDYKEDAR
- a CDS encoding deoxynucleoside kinase, whose product is MSVIVLSGTIGAGKSSLTEMLANKLGTKALYESVEDNDVLPLFYSDPEKYAFLLQIYFLNKRFASIKEALADDNNILDRSIYEDSLLFHLNADLGRANQKEVEVYDDLLSNMLERISKSDIKTAPDLLIHIKVSFDKMLERINKRGREFEQLDTDPSLFNYYQELNKRYDKWYEDFDICPKIQIDGDKYDFVENPEDAKKVLELIEQKLNTIR